The proteins below are encoded in one region of Bacteroides uniformis:
- a CDS encoding Kelch repeat-containing protein translates to MNRLLVGIMLLAIVCIAGSCTDEDEYTQGQWMKKASYNGVYRAYASGFTIGNYGYLCGGFYGANKDYLNDLWEYDMSRNSWTQCADMPVAGRKAAVGFAVNGKGYITTGSVKDGSSSYCVADTWEYDPATDTWTRKDDFKGGVRDGALAFSIGGYGYVGTGCNSDATGSESAYKMDFYRFNPNGAEGSQWEAVSGYGGEKRYFGTAFVIDEVAYICCGRNNSTDLVDFWKFDGSNWTQLRDIADTDSDNDYDDDYAITRSEAVSFVIGGRGFVATGIRNSTSLSSDYWLYDPDKDLWYGDSDDDFTPITDVHNYPSGASSRRAAVGFSTGERGFVLTGTSGTSYFDDVYELLPDEEEEV, encoded by the coding sequence ATGAACAGACTATTGGTAGGAATAATGTTGCTGGCCATCGTGTGCATTGCCGGCAGTTGTACGGACGAGGATGAATACACTCAGGGGCAGTGGATGAAGAAAGCCAGCTATAACGGTGTGTACCGCGCTTATGCCTCCGGCTTCACCATCGGCAATTATGGATATTTGTGTGGCGGCTTCTACGGAGCGAACAAGGATTACCTGAACGACCTTTGGGAGTATGACATGAGCCGGAACAGCTGGACGCAGTGTGCCGACATGCCCGTTGCCGGGCGCAAGGCTGCCGTGGGCTTTGCCGTGAATGGCAAGGGATACATTACGACCGGTTCCGTAAAGGACGGCTCCTCGTCCTACTGTGTAGCAGATACCTGGGAGTATGACCCTGCCACGGATACCTGGACACGGAAAGACGACTTCAAAGGTGGAGTACGCGATGGTGCCCTGGCTTTCAGTATAGGCGGATATGGCTATGTCGGTACGGGCTGCAACAGCGACGCTACCGGCAGCGAGAGTGCCTACAAGATGGACTTCTACCGTTTCAACCCCAATGGCGCCGAAGGTTCGCAATGGGAAGCGGTGAGCGGGTATGGAGGCGAGAAGCGCTACTTCGGTACGGCATTCGTCATCGATGAGGTGGCCTACATCTGTTGCGGGCGAAACAACAGTACCGATCTGGTGGATTTCTGGAAGTTCGACGGAAGCAACTGGACCCAGTTGCGTGACATTGCCGATACGGACTCCGACAATGACTATGACGATGACTACGCCATCACACGGTCCGAAGCCGTATCCTTCGTCATCGGTGGAAGGGGATTTGTGGCTACGGGAATACGTAACAGCACTTCCTTGAGCAGCGACTACTGGCTGTACGACCCTGACAAGGACTTATGGTACGGCGATTCCGATGACGACTTTACCCCCATTACAGATGTACATAATTATCCTTCCGGTGCTTCTTCGCGCAGGGCTGCCGTTGGTTTCTCTACCGGCGAACGTGGTTTTGTGCTGACAGGAACAAGTGGTACCAGCTACTTTGATGATGTGTACGAACTTCTACCCGATGAGGAAGAGGAAGTCTGA
- a CDS encoding PH domain-containing protein, giving the protein MNRIFHARIAMGQYLFLILIGILAVYMLWYKSPFLAAIFMLWLVVIIEKLIHTTYTVTPDGKLVLSFGRFSRSKEILMKDITSVERASSMQVGRFAVMRYVLVKYGEGKCVVLLPVKEEEFIRLLEERRG; this is encoded by the coding sequence ATGAATCGAATCTTTCATGCGCGCATTGCTATGGGGCAGTATCTGTTTCTCATCCTGATAGGTATTCTCGCCGTCTATATGCTTTGGTACAAGTCTCCGTTCCTGGCTGCTATTTTCATGCTTTGGCTGGTGGTTATTATCGAGAAGCTGATTCATACCACCTATACCGTAACGCCCGACGGGAAGTTGGTGCTGTCCTTCGGCCGTTTCTCCCGGAGTAAGGAAATTCTGATGAAAGACATCACTTCTGTGGAGCGTGCTTCTTCCATGCAGGTAGGGCGGTTTGCGGTGATGCGCTATGTGCTCGTGAAATATGGCGAGGGTAAGTGTGTAGTGCTTCTTCCCGTCAAGGAGGAGGAGTTTATCCGGTTACTGGAGGAACGGAGAGGATGA
- a CDS encoding DUF4907 domain-containing protein yields the protein MKLMFIMIKIGVPAVMAVCLSCCSGHTAGGGNELKCRVMEVEGGYGYVVLHGADTLIYQPFIPALSGRLPFATKVEALAAGRLVCRKLADGQAPALSREEVESCLTDTGL from the coding sequence ATGAAGCTGATGTTTATTATGATAAAGATAGGTGTACCGGCTGTGATGGCGGTATGCCTTTCTTGCTGTTCGGGTCATACTGCCGGCGGTGGCAATGAGTTGAAATGCCGGGTGATGGAGGTGGAAGGCGGTTACGGCTACGTGGTGCTGCATGGAGCCGATACCCTGATATATCAACCTTTTATACCTGCTTTGAGCGGTCGCCTGCCATTTGCAACAAAGGTGGAAGCGCTGGCGGCCGGTCGGTTGGTATGCCGCAAGCTTGCCGATGGGCAAGCTCCGGCATTGAGCAGGGAGGAGGTGGAGTCTTGTCTGACAGACACCGGACTCTAA
- a CDS encoding DUF4270 family protein, giving the protein MKKSLYSLFAVLAIFCACQDENSQLGKSLVESSFYNVYADTCSVDISTILLDSIETRGDSICQLGHYRSSAWGEVSATYYAEYSTSDFTPNTDYTYTLDSLVLRMIPSGHFWGDTLTQQRISIYRLKKPIVLDNDEDLYNSTVLPTEDAPLFSFTFTPCPGRKKEVSVRLPDSWGQQLLNDLVAQDDYFDTQDKFKKKFPGLVFVPENDGQCITGFMVNDSAMSINLHYQEVSNQRTGQVLTFNVNTDYAYTGIRHDPTGTHLASLKSGIENLVHSSDMGCLAYMQGLTGYYNQLEFPYLNSLGSAGQIVSIESATLYLYPLARSYNEVSQLPNDIRLYITDENNVLEDYVYGSDGVTVQTGDLTIDEMYGKETYYSFDLTEFIRNNYGTSGIKRQKLLMSLTDEESTTTFNQVIFTNDPEQERQCRLDVRFKIYNEQ; this is encoded by the coding sequence ATGAAGAAGTCATTGTACAGCTTATTCGCAGTCCTCGCTATCTTCTGCGCCTGCCAGGACGAGAACTCGCAGCTTGGAAAGAGCCTCGTGGAAAGCTCCTTCTATAATGTATACGCAGACACCTGCTCGGTAGACATCAGCACCATCCTGCTAGACTCCATAGAGACCCGGGGCGACAGCATCTGCCAGCTAGGACATTACCGGAGCAGCGCCTGGGGAGAAGTATCCGCCACCTACTATGCCGAATACTCCACGTCCGACTTCACCCCCAACACAGACTATACCTATACCCTCGACTCCCTCGTACTGCGAATGATACCTTCGGGCCATTTCTGGGGAGATACCCTGACGCAACAGCGCATCTCCATCTACCGGCTGAAAAAACCTATCGTGCTGGACAACGACGAGGACCTTTACAACAGCACCGTACTCCCGACGGAAGATGCCCCGCTCTTCAGCTTTACCTTCACCCCCTGCCCGGGGCGGAAGAAGGAAGTAAGCGTCCGCCTGCCCGACTCATGGGGACAACAACTGCTGAATGACCTCGTGGCCCAGGACGACTACTTCGATACCCAAGACAAGTTCAAGAAGAAATTCCCCGGACTGGTCTTTGTTCCCGAAAACGACGGGCAGTGTATCACCGGATTCATGGTGAACGACTCTGCCATGAGCATCAACCTCCACTATCAGGAAGTCTCCAACCAACGTACCGGACAAGTGCTGACTTTCAACGTAAACACCGACTATGCCTATACCGGTATCCGGCACGACCCCACCGGCACCCACCTTGCTTCCCTGAAAAGCGGAATAGAGAACCTCGTCCACTCCAGCGACATGGGTTGCCTGGCCTATATGCAGGGATTGACGGGTTACTACAACCAACTGGAATTCCCCTACCTCAACAGCCTCGGAAGTGCCGGACAGATAGTCTCCATAGAGAGCGCCACACTCTACCTCTATCCTCTGGCCCGGAGCTACAACGAAGTGAGCCAGCTTCCCAATGACATCCGCCTTTATATCACGGACGAGAACAATGTGCTGGAGGACTACGTATACGGCAGTGACGGCGTAACCGTACAGACCGGCGACCTGACCATCGACGAGATGTACGGGAAAGAGACCTACTACTCCTTCGACCTCACCGAATTCATCCGCAACAACTACGGCACTTCGGGCATCAAGCGGCAGAAACTGCTGATGAGTCTGACAGACGAAGAAAGCACCACCACCTTCAACCAGGTCATCTTCACCAACGACCCCGAACAAGAGAGACAATGCAGATTAGACGTAAGATTCAAAATATACAACGAGCAATGA
- a CDS encoding helix-turn-helix transcriptional regulator, with amino-acid sequence MKTKKTVTPFNMQEIARALREMISEDSPNASEALLSGTREAVFREIFIFHYPSFLEKLYQSIPEVDKDEELICMLVALGQSVKEIAELIYFSPERVELLCASVCRKMNVTEVREMEMLMKKLLS; translated from the coding sequence ATGAAAACAAAGAAAACAGTGACACCTTTTAATATGCAGGAGATTGCCAGAGCTTTGCGCGAAATGATTTCGGAAGATTCTCCCAATGCTTCGGAGGCTTTGTTGTCCGGAACTCGTGAGGCTGTATTCCGTGAAATCTTTATTTTTCATTATCCTTCTTTTTTAGAGAAACTTTATCAGTCTATTCCGGAGGTGGATAAGGATGAAGAACTGATATGTATGCTGGTAGCTCTTGGACAGTCTGTAAAGGAGATTGCAGAACTGATTTATTTTTCGCCGGAACGGGTAGAATTGTTATGTGCTTCGGTCTGCCGCAAGATGAATGTGACGGAAGTTCGAGAAATGGAGATGCTAATGAAGAAGTTGTTATCATAA
- a CDS encoding PorV/PorQ family protein has protein sequence MKRHYRIPLLLCSLCTASLTAVAQNTTNLPTSMYGVGELSAGDGGRYAGMGNTGIALNRTGFLNTLNPAAITRMDTACFTFDVGVSASYARYSFLSEHSSNFTGNPNRISMGFRVLPRWYALVGAAPYSSVGYVIQTEEEIEGMPGNYTYSLFEGTGGLYRCYVTNAFALSRQLSVGINLGMIAGTVTQSETQESAVVKYESSKQAFYADFGIHYEWGATGQRKWAAGLVFAPSLPISHDNTLTYSNSSTSENLDKGYHSRTQYLPMHLGTGLSITTERWVLTADYNYLDWSRNSSSYTSMKYENQHKVNLGGSYITKPRLARSTELMGGIGFGNSYINLKGGKMQYLEASVGASFPIRYSYLSLGATWRKQLNSRSNLMQESRFSLNLNLTFGERISRAKLK, from the coding sequence ATGAAACGCCATTACCGGATTCCCCTTCTGCTGTGCAGTCTGTGTACGGCAAGCCTCACCGCCGTGGCCCAGAACACCACCAACCTGCCCACCTCCATGTACGGAGTGGGCGAACTGAGTGCCGGTGACGGCGGACGTTATGCCGGCATGGGCAACACGGGCATCGCCCTGAACCGTACCGGATTTCTGAACACGCTGAACCCCGCAGCCATCACCCGCATGGACACCGCCTGCTTCACGTTCGATGTGGGTGTATCTGCCTCATATGCCCGCTACTCCTTTCTGAGCGAACACAGCTCCAACTTCACCGGCAACCCCAACCGCATCAGCATGGGCTTCCGTGTCCTGCCGCGCTGGTATGCCCTTGTAGGTGCAGCACCATACAGCAGTGTGGGCTATGTCATCCAGACCGAAGAAGAGATAGAGGGAATGCCCGGCAACTACACCTACTCGCTCTTTGAGGGTACGGGCGGACTATACCGGTGCTACGTCACCAATGCCTTTGCACTGAGCAGGCAACTGTCGGTCGGCATCAACCTGGGGATGATAGCGGGCACAGTGACGCAAAGCGAAACGCAGGAAAGCGCCGTCGTAAAGTACGAATCTTCTAAACAGGCCTTTTATGCGGACTTCGGCATACATTACGAATGGGGTGCGACCGGACAACGGAAGTGGGCGGCAGGGCTGGTATTTGCTCCCTCCCTTCCCATCAGCCACGACAATACACTGACTTACAGCAACTCATCTACCAGCGAGAACCTCGATAAAGGATACCACAGCCGTACACAATATCTGCCCATGCACCTCGGCACCGGCCTCAGCATAACCACCGAACGCTGGGTGCTGACCGCCGACTACAACTACCTGGACTGGAGCCGCAACTCCTCCTCCTACACTTCCATGAAATACGAGAACCAGCACAAAGTGAACCTGGGAGGCAGCTACATTACCAAGCCACGTCTGGCACGTTCCACCGAGCTGATGGGTGGAATAGGTTTCGGCAACTCCTATATCAACCTGAAAGGCGGGAAGATGCAGTATCTGGAAGCCAGCGTAGGGGCGAGCTTCCCCATCCGGTACTCCTATCTCTCGCTGGGCGCCACGTGGCGGAAACAACTGAACTCACGCAGCAATCTGATGCAGGAAAGCCGGTTCAGTCTGAATCTGAACTTGACGTTCGGGGAAAGAATTTCGAGAGCAAAACTAAAGTAA
- a CDS encoding LytR/AlgR family response regulator transcription factor, whose amino-acid sequence MNLNCAILHADPEIAGRLEEYIDKVPFLSLHGKYGNPLEALKDYYETKVEVYFVGIYPVEEGEINGMDFCRLLSSSTRVIFITDTDRYAAECFRLDALDYLMDGLNFSTFFQSVSKAARWFSLQDAGTSDSKHRQGPEEVPKVIYMRCDNRIMRLDLERINYIEGMGDYVKIFCKDSPKPILSLCSMKYMEEKLPANEFIRVHRSFIVRMDCISAIGRSTLLIEQKDVPIGDAYRERVKGYVSRLAVL is encoded by the coding sequence ATGAATTTGAATTGCGCCATTTTACATGCAGACCCGGAGATTGCCGGAAGGTTGGAAGAGTATATCGACAAGGTTCCTTTTCTCTCTTTGCACGGAAAGTACGGCAATCCTCTTGAAGCGCTGAAGGATTATTATGAGACAAAAGTGGAAGTTTATTTTGTCGGCATCTATCCGGTGGAAGAAGGTGAAATCAACGGAATGGATTTTTGCAGGCTCTTGTCCTCGTCCACTCGTGTCATTTTCATTACAGACACCGACCGCTATGCTGCCGAATGTTTCCGTCTGGATGCGTTGGACTATCTGATGGACGGGCTCAATTTCTCCACGTTTTTCCAGTCTGTCAGCAAAGCGGCACGCTGGTTCTCTTTGCAGGATGCAGGTACGTCCGACTCCAAACACAGGCAAGGTCCGGAAGAGGTTCCGAAGGTGATTTACATGCGGTGTGACAACCGCATCATGCGGCTCGACCTGGAACGGATAAACTATATAGAAGGTATGGGCGATTATGTGAAGATTTTCTGTAAAGATTCCCCTAAGCCTATCTTGAGCCTATGCAGTATGAAGTACATGGAGGAAAAACTTCCGGCGAACGAATTTATCCGCGTGCACCGTTCTTTTATTGTCCGCATGGACTGCATCAGCGCCATCGGGCGCAGCACATTGCTCATCGAGCAGAAGGATGTCCCCATTGGCGATGCTTACCGCGAAAGGGTGAAAGGGTATGTGTCCAGGCTGGCAGTGTTGTAA